A stretch of the Chlamydia pecorum E58 genome encodes the following:
- a CDS encoding PP2C family protein-serine/threonine phosphatase → MIPFTKTIGFRLWLACVTAIIVPLGINIVLLNLGQYHSTVKSISTALRENTAFKANTFMQIVPLNSDVLSLFSEVLQLNKGVPNAPDWALSNEMQKIFHQTYDEISLIKIQENGEKIVVASSLPEHLGKNYNDNITITPDKTLLASFKRGETSDEMFTVMQLNLFDPKTQDLQGIIYTTFNAKDLLKNFMINQQDYLTIKTAILSKHGVILKASDPALNLRRISPNISQEEFCQGFLNHDLCTKTLYLEPLQLHPLPSIGENFFSFTIKNKEMWGYMEDLPSMDISILSYSQKSLSFSPLWKEVVVSFAYFFFILFGSFLAFLVAKRLSLPIRKLATTMIATRKTLKYPPYTEDSLGFEINRLGEIFNAMVDNLEKQQELAKKNFLLKENAQNALQLGEQAQQRLLPNALPSAPDVQIAKAYIPAVTVGGDFFDVFTLGEGHNAKLFLIVADASGKGVNACGYSLFLKNMLRTFLSHSSSLKEAIEKTSSLFYENTADSGMFVTLCVYSYSYASQTLEYYSCGHNPACYVTPQGESCLLFHQGMALGFLPTIAKASSILFHPQPGSLLILYSDGITEAHNAQQEMFGEERLLALARTLTNKTAEEAVHALMLAVKTFVGNQPQHDDITLIILKILAS, encoded by the coding sequence ATGATTCCTTTTACTAAAACTATTGGGTTCCGGTTATGGTTAGCGTGCGTAACTGCAATCATTGTTCCCTTGGGGATCAATATTGTCTTGCTTAACCTAGGGCAATACCACTCTACAGTAAAATCCATCTCCACGGCACTAAGGGAAAATACTGCATTTAAAGCCAATACTTTCATGCAAATTGTCCCTTTAAATTCGGATGTCCTTTCTTTGTTCTCCGAGGTATTGCAGTTAAATAAAGGTGTTCCTAACGCTCCAGATTGGGCTTTAAGCAATGAAATGCAAAAGATCTTTCATCAGACCTATGATGAGATCTCCCTGATCAAAATTCAAGAAAACGGAGAGAAAATCGTTGTTGCGTCGAGTCTCCCCGAGCATTTGGGGAAAAATTACAATGACAACATCACCATCACTCCAGACAAAACGCTCTTAGCTTCGTTTAAGCGTGGGGAGACTTCTGATGAGATGTTTACTGTGATGCAATTGAACCTCTTCGATCCTAAAACTCAAGATCTTCAAGGGATTATATATACTACATTTAATGCTAAAGATCTCTTAAAGAACTTCATGATCAACCAACAGGACTACCTTACAATAAAAACTGCGATCCTATCTAAGCATGGGGTGATCCTCAAAGCTTCAGATCCTGCTCTAAATCTTAGAAGGATCTCTCCCAACATTTCCCAAGAGGAGTTTTGCCAGGGGTTTCTGAATCATGATCTCTGCACGAAAACTTTGTACTTAGAGCCTCTTCAGCTTCACCCTCTTCCTTCCATTGGAGAAAATTTTTTCTCTTTTACCATCAAAAATAAAGAAATGTGGGGCTACATGGAAGACCTCCCTAGTATGGACATTTCTATTCTATCTTACAGCCAAAAAAGCCTAAGCTTCTCCCCCTTATGGAAAGAAGTAGTCGTGTCTTTTGCCTACTTTTTCTTTATCCTCTTTGGAAGCTTCTTAGCGTTCCTTGTGGCCAAGAGGCTCTCTTTACCTATCCGCAAGCTCGCAACAACCATGATTGCCACAAGAAAAACCCTAAAATATCCCCCCTACACTGAAGATTCCCTAGGGTTTGAGATTAATCGCTTAGGGGAGATTTTCAACGCTATGGTGGATAATTTAGAAAAACAGCAAGAGCTCGCAAAAAAAAATTTCCTCCTTAAAGAAAATGCCCAAAATGCTCTTCAGCTAGGAGAACAAGCCCAACAAAGGCTTCTCCCTAATGCTCTTCCCTCAGCTCCAGATGTACAAATAGCTAAAGCTTACATTCCCGCGGTTACTGTAGGGGGAGACTTCTTCGATGTATTTACCCTAGGGGAAGGGCATAATGCTAAACTCTTTTTGATCGTTGCAGATGCTTCGGGGAAGGGTGTCAACGCCTGTGGATATTCACTATTCCTGAAAAATATGCTGCGAACTTTTCTTTCACATTCCTCCTCCTTAAAAGAAGCTATTGAAAAAACTTCCTCTCTTTTTTATGAAAATACCGCAGATTCCGGGATGTTTGTCACCCTATGTGTCTATAGCTACAGCTACGCTTCGCAAACTCTAGAGTACTATTCCTGCGGCCACAATCCCGCCTGTTACGTCACCCCCCAAGGAGAATCCTGCTTGCTCTTTCATCAGGGCATGGCATTAGGATTCCTCCCCACCATAGCTAAAGCTTCATCCATCCTCTTCCACCCCCAACCTGGATCTCTTCTTATTCTCTATTCTGATGGGATTACTGAAGCTCATAATGCCCAGCAAGAAATGTTCGGAGAGGAGAGGTTATTAGCTCTCGCTCGCACACTGACAAACAAAACCGCTGAAGAAGCAGTTCATGCTCTTATGCTTGCTGTAAAAACTTTTGTAGGCAACCAGCCCCAACACGACGATATTACCCTGATTATTCTTAAGATACTCGCATCATGA
- a CDS encoding PP2C family protein-serine/threonine phosphatase — protein MKQTLTKRILLFLFLVIPIPLILNLIVISYFSFSAAKTNCVQTLYSHATNLSIEFDKRLSIHKLFIDRLANTLSLKTYASAVEGYTFAANELHVLPDTDVSLCLINVLDGSIHTKYPGDPFIRYLKEHPELKKKLSANIGRALLLTIESSKPQHYLVLTEDITPWNSPQISGLLVGFYPMAFLQKDLFQSLHITQGNIYLLNKYGETLFSSQPDEELPIFSLDLPNLPKISPKVSSSLKISAPPKVLREKNLVSITIKGKRYLGLLLNKIPIQGTYTLSLIPLRELIRESLTLPLNIFIFYVLAFCLMGWIFSKINKKLNQPLQELTLCMESAWRGNHNVRFEPQPYGYEINELGNIFNCTHLLLLNSIEKADIEYAFGTRLQKELTILESLQNSLLSPAFPTFPGITFFLKHLQGKQLSGHFYGWSPKDPHILLGVVGLAGDVGLPSYLYALSARSLFLAYATLYSSLTQVSEETTKSFSTTTEGNEASVSMTFLKYSSETQELSFLSTGGHAPTVFLKRKDTFSHLPSPSSLPILPGDLLIFVTGSQALIQHLSTLPLEALLKDSLSPVNDDNFISSLVELLNSQNLTETEGTLTILKFSLQAPMQNQVTERSL, from the coding sequence ATGAAGCAAACACTCACAAAGCGTATTCTTCTATTTCTATTTTTAGTCATTCCGATTCCTCTTATTCTGAATCTTATAGTGATTAGCTATTTTTCCTTTTCTGCAGCAAAAACCAACTGCGTCCAAACGTTATACTCCCACGCGACAAACCTCAGCATAGAATTCGATAAAAGACTGTCCATCCACAAGCTCTTCATCGACAGACTTGCCAACACCCTATCTTTAAAAACCTATGCCTCTGCAGTTGAAGGCTACACCTTTGCTGCAAATGAACTCCATGTTCTTCCAGATACGGATGTTTCTCTCTGCCTAATTAACGTCTTGGATGGTTCTATACACACCAAATATCCTGGAGACCCATTTATCCGTTATCTTAAGGAACATCCCGAACTAAAAAAGAAACTCAGCGCAAACATAGGCCGAGCTCTTCTTCTGACTATCGAAAGCTCCAAACCCCAACACTACCTTGTTCTCACTGAAGATATCACCCCGTGGAACTCCCCGCAAATTTCAGGCCTTCTTGTAGGATTTTACCCTATGGCATTCTTACAAAAAGACCTCTTTCAATCCTTGCATATCACCCAGGGGAACATCTACTTACTAAACAAATATGGTGAAACTCTCTTCTCCTCCCAACCAGACGAAGAGCTCCCTATTTTTTCCTTAGATCTTCCGAACCTCCCAAAGATCTCTCCAAAGGTTTCTTCTTCATTAAAGATCTCTGCTCCTCCTAAAGTTCTACGAGAAAAGAACCTTGTCAGCATCACCATAAAAGGCAAGCGCTACCTAGGGCTGCTGCTAAATAAGATCCCGATTCAAGGGACTTACACGCTCTCTTTAATTCCCCTTAGGGAGCTGATTCGAGAAAGCCTCACCCTCCCTTTAAATATCTTCATATTTTATGTTTTAGCTTTCTGCCTTATGGGGTGGATCTTTTCCAAAATTAACAAGAAGCTTAACCAGCCTCTACAAGAGCTCACTCTCTGTATGGAGTCTGCATGGCGAGGGAACCACAATGTCCGCTTTGAACCCCAACCCTACGGATACGAAATCAACGAACTTGGCAATATCTTTAACTGCACCCATCTGCTCTTGCTAAACTCTATAGAAAAAGCTGATATCGAATATGCTTTCGGAACGCGGCTACAAAAAGAACTCACCATTTTAGAATCCCTGCAGAACTCTCTGTTAAGCCCTGCTTTCCCTACCTTTCCGGGGATCACCTTCTTCTTAAAACACCTTCAGGGAAAACAACTTTCTGGGCACTTTTACGGATGGAGCCCCAAAGATCCCCATATTCTCCTTGGTGTCGTTGGCCTCGCAGGCGATGTTGGACTCCCCTCCTACCTCTATGCCTTATCTGCCCGCAGTCTCTTTCTTGCCTATGCTACGCTTTACTCCTCACTGACACAGGTCAGCGAAGAAACTACAAAGAGCTTCTCCACAACAACAGAAGGAAATGAAGCTTCTGTCTCCATGACATTCTTAAAATACTCCTCAGAAACTCAAGAGCTCTCCTTCCTCTCTACTGGGGGGCATGCTCCTACTGTATTTCTCAAACGCAAAGATACCTTCTCACATCTCCCCTCACCAAGCTCTCTCCCCATACTTCCAGGGGATCTCCTAATTTTCGTCACGGGAAGCCAAGCTCTCATACAACATCTCTCTACACTTCCTCTAGAAGCTCTCCTTAAAGATTCGCTCTCTCCCGTAAACGATGACAACTTCATTTCCTCTTTAGTGGAACTCCTAAACTCTCAAAACCTTACGGAAACAGAAGGCACCCTGACTATCCTGAAGTTTTCCCTTCAAGCGCCTATGCAAAACCAAGTCACTGAGCGCTCTTTATAG